The sequence AAGCAAGTGACATCATATATGCCTTCTTTAGCCAATATCACATGTTGATTGTGTGTATGCTTACATTATCTTTAACCCAAACTCAAAGAAGTCTCAATTTCTCCAAAATCTCTCTATAAAACATCATCAAAAgatccaaaaacaaaacaatccCATAACTAACCAAACCATGAAACTCAATCCTCCCACCACCATCATGGATCTTGAACaatctccaccaccaccatcaccacCTCGGCCTCGGCCCACTTTCTCCGCTCACCCTGTCCATAAAACGTTAGCCAGCGCGGCCAACCTAGCAAACCTCCTTCCGACAGGCACAGTCCTCGCATTTCGGACCCTAATTCCGTCGTTTTCCAATAAGGGTATGTGTGAAGTATCCAACAGATGCCTGACGACAGGCCTCATAGCCTTCTGCGCAGTTATTTGCTTCTTCTCCTCGTTCACCGACAGCTTCACGGACAGCGATGGGAAGCTGTACTACGGGATTGCCACCTTCAAGGGACTCTACATTTTCAACAGTACAACTGATCATGATGAAGACGAAGAGAA comes from Sesamum indicum cultivar Zhongzhi No. 13 linkage group LG10, S_indicum_v1.0, whole genome shotgun sequence and encodes:
- the LOC105172799 gene encoding uncharacterized protein LOC105172799, producing MKLNPPTTIMDLEQSPPPPSPPRPRPTFSAHPVHKTLASAANLANLLPTGTVLAFRTLIPSFSNKGMCEVSNRCLTTGLIAFCAVICFFSSFTDSFTDSDGKLYYGIATFKGLYIFNSTTDHDEDEEKMDYNSSTMDLSKFRISLIDFVHAFVSLLVFLVFAFSDSDVQSCFFAVGGADLDVLVVNLPLAAGVFSSFLFMIFPTTRRGIGYADMPTKFKPVVIRSN